A section of the Spirosoma pollinicola genome encodes:
- a CDS encoding DUF3375 domain-containing protein, with translation MSEKAPTFDYYWVKNLYERHPVLAAFRKRADGFSVMVSFLHEAFEQRRQSRYIEPDLINKLTDFLLAIDVLDSSAKTPRDYLEEWTKDGMLRRFYDDLLHDEPFYELTPDAVLVLRWLQELDQNEFVGTESRLRVLFDLLEQLAYRSSSDKASRIEQLRREIQEREAEIDRIERGELDVWDATRIRENFQLVQETARRLLADFRQVEQNFRDIDRGLRDEILTTPLSKGNLLDKLFSTIDERIWGRDQGKSFRSFWELLMNQAKQDEFDMLLNEVVQLSALRELAPALRDLERLKFDLVEAGGNVNRANDLIIKSLRRLIETNFFREHKHILQKIESVLELAVRVKAQPPKNRDLMHIDGKPQLDFFMNRRLFHPSVVATIRSETVDAGEQDADISALLTDDDVSLEQLETNIGQLLRHRPQVSLAAVLSEFPPQKGLAEIVGYLSLASQSEVQNKATVSEDIQDEIAYDTDEGLRMLQLPRIIFIR, from the coding sequence ATGTCTGAGAAAGCACCAACCTTTGATTATTACTGGGTCAAAAACCTGTATGAACGACATCCGGTGCTGGCGGCTTTCCGCAAACGAGCCGATGGTTTTTCGGTTATGGTTTCCTTTCTGCATGAAGCCTTCGAACAGCGTCGGCAAAGTCGATACATTGAGCCAGACCTGATTAACAAGTTAACCGATTTTTTGCTGGCTATCGACGTGTTGGATAGTTCGGCTAAAACACCCCGCGATTATTTAGAGGAGTGGACTAAAGACGGAATGCTTCGTCGGTTTTATGACGATTTACTACATGATGAGCCATTCTACGAATTGACACCTGATGCCGTTCTAGTGCTGCGGTGGCTTCAGGAGCTTGATCAAAACGAGTTTGTTGGAACAGAATCAAGGCTACGAGTTTTGTTCGATTTACTTGAACAATTAGCCTACCGAAGTTCGAGCGATAAAGCAAGCCGGATTGAGCAGCTACGGCGAGAAATTCAGGAACGGGAAGCCGAAATTGACCGGATAGAGCGGGGTGAGCTTGACGTTTGGGATGCTACGCGTATACGGGAAAATTTTCAATTAGTGCAGGAAACAGCTCGGCGGCTTCTGGCTGATTTTCGGCAGGTTGAGCAGAATTTCCGTGATATCGACAGGGGTTTGCGCGACGAAATCCTGACGACTCCGCTCTCCAAAGGGAATCTTTTAGATAAACTGTTTTCAACGATTGACGAACGGATCTGGGGGCGAGATCAAGGCAAGAGCTTTCGGTCGTTCTGGGAGTTGTTGATGAATCAAGCAAAACAGGATGAGTTCGATATGTTGCTGAACGAAGTTGTTCAACTATCTGCCCTGCGGGAACTGGCTCCTGCCCTTCGTGACCTCGAACGACTCAAGTTCGATCTGGTCGAAGCCGGGGGTAATGTAAACCGGGCGAATGACCTGATTATAAAAAGCCTTCGACGGCTAATTGAGACTAATTTCTTTCGCGAACACAAACATATCCTTCAAAAAATAGAGTCAGTATTGGAGCTAGCTGTCCGTGTAAAGGCTCAGCCACCCAAAAATCGCGATTTAATGCACATTGATGGAAAACCTCAACTCGACTTCTTCATGAATCGTCGGTTGTTTCATCCATCAGTCGTGGCTACCATTCGTTCAGAAACGGTTGACGCTGGCGAACAGGATGCCGATATATCGGCATTATTAACTGATGACGATGTGTCGCTGGAACAATTGGAAACAAACATCGGACAGCTATTACGGCACCGTCCCCAAGTGTCACTGGCGGCTGTTTTAAGCGAATTTCCCCCTCAAAAAGGACTTGCCGAGATTGTTGGCTACCTGTCTTTGGCTTCTCAGAGCGAAGTACAAAATAAAGCCACAGTGAGTGAGGATATACAGGATGAGATAGCCTACGATACAGATGAAGGTTTACGTATGCTCCAATTACCGAGAATCATCTTTATTCGATAA